One genomic window of bacterium includes the following:
- a CDS encoding DUF4921 family protein produces the protein MKGPAVKKAPGTLGSSRSSELRQDLVSLDWVTIATGRARRPHAFAATKEFVHDDITTCPFEDLERSGNEKPALVYRDKRRDWSLAVVPNKYPAFTNGRTGCPPVFPVGPHQVMEGIGFHEVFVLRDHLKQPAELPVTKVRELLHAYMERYRALKGEGCVRYISIFHNHGKDAGASLTHPHSQLIAIPVIPPDVHRSLEGSERYYLGERKCIHCVMLEYERKEKKRVVFENDCMMVIAPYASHSAFEMRIFPKAHHPHFEAMSGQEEQCAAEALKVTLWKLFRGLKNPSYNYFVHTAPPATEHGSDHYHWHIEIVPKSQIWAGFEIGTGIEISAISPEDAATFLRSVK, from the coding sequence TTGAAAGGTCCAGCGGTAAAAAAAGCACCCGGGACACTGGGGAGCAGTCGGTCTTCAGAGTTAAGGCAAGACCTTGTTTCTTTGGATTGGGTGACCATCGCCACGGGACGAGCAAGGCGTCCACACGCTTTTGCCGCGACAAAGGAGTTTGTTCATGATGACATTACGACGTGCCCTTTTGAAGACTTGGAGAGATCGGGCAACGAGAAGCCGGCATTGGTGTATCGCGACAAGCGGCGCGACTGGTCGCTTGCCGTTGTCCCGAATAAATATCCGGCCTTCACTAATGGCAGAACCGGATGCCCGCCGGTATTTCCCGTTGGGCCGCATCAGGTTATGGAAGGCATCGGGTTTCACGAGGTTTTTGTATTGCGCGACCACCTCAAACAACCGGCGGAACTTCCCGTAACGAAAGTTCGCGAGCTGCTGCACGCTTACATGGAACGGTACCGCGCTCTTAAGGGCGAAGGATGCGTGCGGTATATCTCAATATTCCATAATCACGGGAAAGATGCCGGCGCCTCACTGACTCATCCTCATTCACAGCTTATCGCCATTCCCGTTATTCCTCCCGATGTACACAGAAGTCTTGAGGGGTCGGAACGATACTATTTGGGAGAGCGCAAATGCATACATTGCGTGATGCTTGAATACGAACGAAAAGAAAAAAAGCGCGTCGTGTTTGAAAACGACTGCATGATGGTTATAGCCCCCTATGCTTCACATTCGGCATTCGAGATGCGCATATTTCCCAAAGCCCATCATCCGCACTTTGAGGCAATGAGCGGACAAGAGGAGCAGTGTGCGGCAGAGGCGCTTAAAGTGACCCTTTGGAAGCTTTTCCGGGGCCTCAAAAATCCCTCCTACAATTACTTTGTACACACGGCCCCCCCGGCGACAGAACACGGCTCCGACCACTATCACTGGCATATCGAGATCGTTCCGAAGTCCCAGATTTGGGCCGGATTTGAGATTGGTACCGGTATTGAAATTTCTGCTATTTCCCCGGAGGATGCCGCGACATTTCTTCGCTCTGTTAAATAA
- the tpiA gene encoding triose-phosphate isomerase → MKKKLIVANWKAYLASQKEVKEYVSVFSRNFGKSGAKNAADVVFCPPFLYLAAFRSAHIGGVAVGAQDVFWEERGPYTGEATTSMLKDAGASYVIIGHSERRRYLGENDEMVSKKLRGALEAKINVILCIGEWTKASDDVGEKKTLDFIKNQLHCALAGVSRTLLKRMVVVYEPVWAISGNSGIADTPENASRMIMFIRRIIAKLYDGHTARSLAVLYGGSVSSQNAAGFIRQDTIDGVLVGSASANPNEFLKIIAEATRKT, encoded by the coding sequence ATGAAAAAAAAACTTATTGTAGCAAACTGGAAGGCGTACCTCGCGTCACAGAAAGAAGTCAAAGAGTACGTTTCGGTGTTCTCCAGAAATTTCGGAAAGTCCGGCGCTAAAAACGCCGCAGACGTTGTTTTTTGTCCCCCGTTCTTATATCTTGCGGCATTCCGGTCGGCGCACATAGGGGGTGTTGCCGTGGGCGCTCAAGATGTATTTTGGGAGGAGCGGGGTCCTTATACGGGAGAGGCGACAACGAGCATGCTTAAAGATGCGGGCGCCTCCTATGTTATCATTGGCCACTCGGAGCGGCGGAGATATCTTGGGGAAAACGACGAAATGGTAAGTAAAAAATTGCGTGGGGCGCTTGAAGCGAAGATCAATGTAATACTATGTATTGGAGAGTGGACAAAAGCCTCCGACGATGTAGGCGAGAAAAAAACACTAGACTTTATCAAAAACCAGCTACACTGCGCTCTTGCGGGCGTTTCCAGGACCCTCCTAAAACGGATGGTGGTGGTGTACGAACCCGTGTGGGCCATTAGCGGGAACTCTGGCATTGCCGACACGCCCGAGAATGCTTCGCGCATGATCATGTTTATCAGACGCATTATTGCGAAGCTCTACGATGGGCATACCGCAAGATCTTTAGCCGTTCTTTATGGGGGGAGTGTATCTTCGCAAAATGCGGCCGGATTTATCCGTCAGGACACTATTGACGGAGTTTTGGTTGGCAGCGCAAGCGCGAATCCAAATGAATTTTTGAAAATTATAGCGGAAGCAACTCGTAAAACATAG
- a CDS encoding phosphoglycerate kinase, translating to MMRSLTTQDVKGKRILVRIDVDVELAGDRKTIASDFKLRSQISTIEWLRRNGAKAILVGHFGRPDGKKDANLSLAPMAKIFSELLRKRVKLLGDCVGDEVEDEVLHMKNEDVVLLENVRFHKGETENDMVFARRLARLADIYVNNAFANCHRKHASMVAIAGLLPSYAGILLEKEVLALSLVLKNPKRPLVLVIGGAKIETKLPIIKNFLKNASAILVGGAVANTFFAGKGYRTEASRVERDFIPVARRLLKNRKIVLPIDVVTSPNPHGKKGIAFRDAKKIQSGEMILDIGQKSLERFSAHIHKAGTVVWNGPMGLFEIAAFAHGTDALARIIASSKAYKVVGGGETGIVLKNLGIEDKINHISTGGGAMLEFLGGKRLSGLEALGYYK from the coding sequence ATGATGCGCTCTCTAACCACTCAAGACGTGAAAGGCAAGCGTATTCTTGTGCGCATTGATGTAGACGTCGAGCTCGCGGGGGACCGCAAAACCATTGCGAGTGATTTTAAGTTGCGCTCGCAAATTTCCACGATCGAGTGGCTGCGCAGAAATGGCGCGAAGGCGATCCTTGTGGGCCACTTCGGTCGCCCGGACGGCAAGAAAGACGCGAATCTTTCGCTTGCCCCCATGGCAAAAATATTTTCCGAACTTTTAAGAAAGCGGGTAAAACTGCTCGGGGACTGTGTGGGCGACGAAGTAGAAGATGAGGTCCTGCACATGAAGAACGAAGACGTCGTTCTACTTGAGAACGTGCGGTTTCACAAAGGGGAAACCGAGAACGACATGGTATTTGCGCGTAGACTTGCTCGCCTCGCGGACATCTACGTCAATAATGCATTTGCAAACTGCCACCGAAAACACGCTTCCATGGTCGCCATCGCCGGGCTTCTACCCTCCTATGCGGGCATACTTCTTGAGAAGGAGGTCTTGGCGCTCTCCCTGGTGCTTAAAAATCCAAAAAGGCCGCTTGTGCTTGTTATTGGAGGAGCAAAAATAGAAACAAAACTTCCTATTATAAAAAACTTCTTAAAAAATGCTTCAGCAATTCTCGTTGGCGGGGCGGTTGCGAACACTTTTTTTGCGGGAAAAGGATACCGGACGGAGGCGTCAAGAGTCGAACGGGATTTCATTCCTGTAGCACGGCGCCTGCTTAAAAACAGAAAGATCGTATTACCCATAGATGTGGTAACCTCTCCAAATCCTCACGGGAAAAAAGGCATTGCGTTCCGCGATGCCAAAAAAATACAATCCGGTGAAATGATACTCGATATAGGACAGAAATCTCTTGAGCGCTTCTCCGCCCATATCCATAAAGCCGGAACGGTGGTGTGGAACGGTCCCATGGGGCTTTTTGAAATTGCGGCTTTTGCGCACGGTACGGATGCTTTGGCCAGGATCATCGCCTCAAGCAAAGCGTACAAAGTTGTCGGGGGCGGGGAGACCGGTATCGTACTGAAGAATCTTGGCATAGAGGATAAGATAAACCACATCTCAACCGGCGGTGGTGCCATGCTTGAGTTCCTTGGCGGAAAGAGGCTTTCGGGACTGGAGGCCCTGGGGTATTACAAATAA